Proteins encoded together in one Synechococcus sp. A15-62 window:
- a CDS encoding DUF2130 domain-containing protein: MHDIICPHCNTAFKVDEAGYADILKQVRDRDFEQQLNKRLALAEQDKRNAIELAIAKKDREMQTLEAQLKQSAMHQELAIKDAVNKAEKQRDRIATELQQMREQQATELRLAETKFAKEMQAMTLQKDNEVRDLQAQLQAGAMQRQLAVNEAVNSVEKQRDALQSGLKEAELKHQLESQSLKDRYEAQLSERDQAIERLRDMKARLSTKMVGETLEQHCETEFNRIRAAAFPKAYFEKDNDARSGSKGDYIFRDQDDHNNEIISIMFEMKNEADTTATKKKNEDFLKELNKDRNEKNCEYAVLVSLLEPENELYNSGIVDVSHRFPKTYIIRPQFFIPFITLLRNAAMKSLEYKAELALVKAQNIDVTNFENDLETFKTAFSRNYDLASRRFQTAIDEIDKSIDHLQKTKDALMGADRNLRLANDKAQDVTVKKLTRRNPTMAAKFADLNNASDQKSA; the protein is encoded by the coding sequence ATGCACGACATCATCTGCCCTCACTGCAACACAGCCTTCAAGGTGGATGAAGCCGGGTATGCCGACATCCTCAAACAGGTGAGGGATCGAGATTTCGAGCAGCAACTGAACAAGCGGCTCGCCCTGGCGGAACAGGACAAACGAAACGCCATCGAGTTGGCCATTGCCAAAAAAGACAGGGAAATGCAAACGCTTGAGGCACAACTCAAGCAAAGTGCAATGCATCAAGAACTGGCGATTAAGGATGCCGTGAACAAAGCGGAGAAGCAGCGGGATCGCATTGCCACTGAACTCCAGCAAATGCGCGAGCAGCAGGCTACAGAACTACGCCTAGCCGAAACCAAATTCGCCAAAGAAATGCAGGCGATGACGCTGCAAAAAGACAATGAGGTGAGAGATTTGCAAGCGCAGCTCCAGGCCGGGGCCATGCAACGCCAGCTGGCCGTGAATGAAGCGGTGAATTCCGTGGAGAAACAACGGGATGCACTTCAAAGCGGCTTGAAGGAAGCAGAACTGAAGCATCAGCTGGAATCTCAATCACTGAAGGATCGCTACGAAGCCCAGCTCAGTGAGCGGGATCAGGCCATTGAACGCTTGCGCGACATGAAGGCACGGCTCTCCACCAAAATGGTGGGGGAAACCCTCGAACAACACTGCGAAACCGAATTCAACAGGATTCGTGCAGCCGCTTTTCCGAAGGCCTATTTCGAAAAAGACAACGACGCGCGCAGTGGAAGCAAGGGTGACTACATCTTCCGCGACCAGGACGACCACAACAACGAAATCATCTCGATCATGTTTGAGATGAAAAACGAGGCCGATACAACGGCGACCAAGAAGAAAAATGAAGACTTCCTCAAAGAGCTAAACAAGGACAGGAACGAAAAAAATTGCGAGTATGCAGTGCTCGTCTCCCTGTTGGAGCCTGAAAATGAGCTTTACAATTCAGGCATCGTTGATGTATCTCATCGCTTCCCTAAAACCTATATCATTCGCCCACAATTCTTCATTCCATTCATCACATTGCTCCGCAATGCAGCCATGAAATCTCTGGAATACAAGGCTGAACTGGCTCTGGTAAAAGCCCAGAACATCGATGTCACCAACTTCGAGAACGACCTGGAAACCTTCAAAACGGCCTTTTCCCGCAACTACGACCTCGCCTCCAGACGTTTCCAAACGGCAATCGATGAAATCGATAAGTCGATCGATCACCTGCAAAAAACCAAGGATGCACTGATGGGTGCTGATCGAAACCTGCGGCTTGCCAATGACAAGGCACAGGATGTGACCGTTAAAAAGTTGACCCGACGCAATCCAACGATGGCAGCCAAGTTTGCCGACTTAAACAACGCCTCTGATCAGAAATCCGCCTGA
- a CDS encoding glycosyl hydrolase family 57, with protein sequence MTGCPPISGREADVAAVMRKQRQVWSNSAIDLEHLHSGFACALHMHQPTVPAGANKSLISHLQYMLDHPNEGDNHNAEPFAHCYRRLADLLPELINEGCSPRIMLDYSGNLLWGIEQMGRRDIGDALDYLACDPLMQGHVEWLGTFWSHAVAPSTPIPDLKLQISAWQQQFEASFGSAALERVKGFSPPEMALPNHPDTLFEFIKALKEAGYQWLLVQEHSVECMDGSPLQRSQCFVPNQLLARNSRGEEISITALIKTQGSDTKLVGQMQPYYEALGCERQRLGDVEVPALVSQIADGENGGVMMNEFPEAFRQANRHIRDNPKGTAAINGSEYLEALERNGVDPHHFPAIQAVQQHRLWSELGDNTSTEGLEETISKLMADDTSFSMEGASWTNNLSWVEGYANVLGPMNQLSAQFHARFDPSVAADPTTTRTLAYQESLLHLLLLETSCFRYWGQGAWTEYAREIHRRGEDSLNRNTVTPNRN encoded by the coding sequence ATGACAGGCTGTCCACCGATCAGCGGACGAGAAGCCGACGTTGCTGCTGTGATGCGGAAACAACGGCAGGTCTGGTCGAACAGTGCGATCGATCTTGAACACCTGCATTCCGGCTTTGCTTGCGCTCTCCACATGCACCAACCGACGGTGCCAGCGGGAGCGAACAAGAGCTTGATCTCCCATCTCCAGTACATGCTGGATCACCCCAATGAGGGTGATAACCACAACGCCGAACCATTCGCCCACTGCTATCGGCGTCTTGCCGACCTGCTGCCGGAACTGATCAATGAGGGCTGCAGCCCAAGAATCATGCTCGATTACTCGGGCAATCTGCTCTGGGGAATCGAGCAGATGGGGCGCCGCGACATTGGCGATGCACTCGACTACCTCGCCTGTGATCCTTTAATGCAGGGGCATGTGGAGTGGCTTGGAACCTTTTGGAGCCATGCCGTGGCTCCGTCCACACCCATCCCAGACCTGAAATTGCAGATCAGCGCCTGGCAACAGCAGTTCGAGGCCAGTTTTGGCAGCGCTGCCCTGGAACGAGTCAAAGGGTTCTCTCCACCGGAGATGGCGTTACCCAACCATCCCGACACCCTTTTCGAATTCATCAAAGCCCTTAAGGAAGCGGGATATCAGTGGCTCCTGGTGCAGGAGCACAGCGTTGAGTGCATGGACGGGAGCCCACTGCAGCGCAGCCAATGCTTCGTTCCCAATCAACTTCTGGCCAGGAACAGTCGGGGCGAGGAGATCAGCATCACGGCACTGATCAAAACCCAGGGGTCTGACACCAAACTTGTGGGGCAGATGCAGCCTTATTACGAGGCATTGGGTTGCGAACGGCAACGTCTTGGTGACGTCGAGGTGCCAGCACTGGTGAGCCAGATTGCCGATGGAGAAAACGGTGGGGTGATGATGAATGAATTTCCAGAGGCTTTCCGGCAGGCCAATCGCCACATCCGTGACAACCCCAAAGGCACCGCGGCCATCAACGGAAGTGAATACCTGGAGGCTCTGGAGCGCAACGGAGTGGATCCTCACCACTTCCCCGCCATCCAGGCGGTGCAACAACACCGCCTTTGGAGTGAACTTGGCGACAACACCTCAACCGAAGGGCTGGAAGAGACCATCAGCAAACTCATGGCTGACGACACCAGCTTCAGCATGGAGGGTGCGTCCTGGACCAACAACCTGAGCTGGGTCGAGGGTTACGCGAATGTTCTGGGCCCGATGAATCAACTCAGCGCTCAGTTTCATGCGCGGTTCGACCCATCAGTCGCCGCAGACCCCACCACCACCCGCACCCTGGCTTATCAGGAGTCGTTACTGCATCTGCTGCTGCTGGAAACCAGTTGCTTTCGGTACTGGGGGCAAGGGGCATGGACCGAATACGCCAGGGAGATCCATCGACGTGGAGAGGATTCGCTGAACCGGAACACAGTCACGCCCAACCGAAACTGA
- a CDS encoding DUF1499 domain-containing protein, with translation MTFLAGLLAPVLMLFHLAGPVPADLGVSNGALRDCPTTAHCSNQTWESSNTMAEFNRLSELVQETPRTVVMDQTVTYLHAEASSAFFGFVDDLELFADRDNNRIQARSESRLGDSDLGVNAARLAALQSRLKG, from the coding sequence GTGACCTTCCTTGCCGGCCTACTGGCCCCCGTACTGATGCTGTTCCATCTTGCTGGCCCCGTTCCAGCGGATCTCGGCGTCAGCAACGGGGCTTTACGCGACTGCCCGACAACAGCTCACTGTTCCAACCAAACCTGGGAAAGCTCCAACACGATGGCTGAATTCAACAGGCTGAGTGAGTTGGTGCAGGAGACGCCGAGGACGGTTGTCATGGATCAAACCGTGACCTACCTCCATGCCGAGGCCAGCAGCGCATTCTTTGGTTTTGTGGACGACCTCGAACTGTTTGCTGATCGCGATAACAACCGGATCCAGGCAAGATCCGAGTCGCGCCTCGGCGACTCGGATCTTGGTGTGAACGCCGCAAGACTGGCGGCGCTGCAATCCAGGCTGAAAGGCTGA
- the rpsU gene encoding 30S ribosomal protein S21, with the protein MSQVTVGENEGIESALRRFKRSVAKAGIFSDLRRIRHHETPVEKYKRKLKQRSRNRRR; encoded by the coding sequence ATGAGTCAGGTCACAGTCGGCGAAAACGAAGGTATTGAATCCGCGTTGCGCCGCTTCAAGCGCTCCGTCGCCAAAGCCGGCATCTTTTCTGATCTGCGTCGGATCCGTCACCACGAGACCCCTGTTGAGAAATACAAGCGCAAGCTGAAGCAGCGTTCCCGCAACCGTCGTCGCTGA
- a CDS encoding early protein (E6) codes for MPSSPRNRIGEVYGKLTVVRASERRTKAGNSFWWCRCSCGAEREVPSDKLSLNTARRKPTVNACETCARELQIEGVYRKNDREEKQRRQSALEARSQLKGQVPERWLSLPLTDAHARELGQKLFFRGTTCLRGHLAPYRINGGCLACSGQTPSAADSPSTKPRGS; via the coding sequence ATGCCATCCAGTCCACGCAACCGCATTGGCGAGGTTTACGGCAAACTCACCGTGGTGCGCGCATCCGAACGGCGAACCAAAGCAGGAAACTCCTTCTGGTGGTGCCGCTGCAGCTGCGGGGCCGAGCGGGAAGTTCCCAGCGACAAGTTGTCGCTGAACACGGCCCGCCGCAAGCCCACCGTGAATGCCTGTGAAACCTGTGCCCGCGAATTACAGATTGAAGGGGTGTATCGCAAAAACGATCGCGAAGAAAAACAACGCCGCCAGTCAGCGCTTGAAGCAAGATCACAACTGAAGGGTCAGGTTCCCGAACGCTGGCTATCTCTACCGCTCACTGATGCCCACGCGCGCGAACTAGGGCAAAAACTCTTCTTCCGTGGCACAACCTGTCTTCGTGGACACTTAGCGCCGTACCGAATCAACGGCGGTTGTCTGGCTTGTTCCGGTCAGACGCCATCCGCGGCAGATTCGCCATCAACCAAGCCCAGAGGGTCATAA